GTCCTACGAGGTCGTCCGCTGGATCGCCGCGAACGGCGCCGAGCACGGCTGGGACGGCACCCGGCTCACCGTGGGCGGGCAGAGCGCCGGCGGCGGTCTCGCGGCGGCCGTGGCCCGCCAGGCCCTGGAGGAGGGCGGCCCCGCGATCGCGCTCCAGGTCCTGCACTACGCGCCGCTCGACCTCGCGACCGCCGCCAAGGACAAGCCCGCGGCGATCACCAAGCCGGTGCTGCGCCCGTGGATGGGCGAGGTGTTCGACAGCGCGTACGTGCCGGACCCGCGCGAGCGCACCGACCGGCTCGTCTCCCCCGCCCACCCGCAGGAGACCGCGGACCTCAAGGGCATCGCCCCGGCCCTGGTCGTCACTGCCGCCCACGACCGTCTCCGGGCGGAGAACGTGCGCTACGCCGAGCGGCTGCGCCAGGTGGGATCGCTGGTCGAGCACCATGACATGGCGGGGGTCGACCACGGCTACGACCTCGACGACGACGAGAAGGGCCGGGAGATCTACGCCCTCATCGCCCGGCACGTACGGCAGGCCACGGCGGACCGCTGACACACCCGCACCTGTGCCGGTCGCCTGGTCCTGGGCCTGGGCCGTTCAGCGCAGGGTGAGAGGGGTCTCCGTCTCGGCCCGGGTCAGTTTTTCCGGGTTGCGGACGTAGTAGAGGCCGGTGACGCGCGCGTCCTCGACGCGCATCGCCATGATCCCGTCGAGTTCGCCGTCCAGGTGTACGGCGAGTGCCAGTTCGCCGTTGATCACGGTGGGGGCGAAGGTGATCGGCCTCTTGTTCTTGCCCGCGGTGCCGATCAGGAAGCGGGCCACCTTCTCGGCGCCGGTGATCGGCCGCAGCGCCGCCTGCTTGATGCCGCCGCCGTCGTTCACCAGGACGACGTCCGGGGCGAGGACGTCGAGGAGGGTCTGCGGGT
The DNA window shown above is from Streptomyces sp. NBC_01451 and carries:
- a CDS encoding alpha/beta hydrolase fold domain-containing protein, producing MSLLARPAVASRIAKTLQRLVTLAERRSSGRGSAAAYHARLPEFPRATSALTVPTSISPARVVVYRPATEDPAPPVHVNFHGGGFIMPVTETDDAFCRAVAALAGVVVVNVDYVVAPQHPFPAPPRQSYEVVRWIAANGAEHGWDGTRLTVGGQSAGGGLAAAVARQALEEGGPAIALQVLHYAPLDLATAAKDKPAAITKPVLRPWMGEVFDSAYVPDPRERTDRLVSPAHPQETADLKGIAPALVVTAAHDRLRAENVRYAERLRQVGSLVEHHDMAGVDHGYDLDDDEKGREIYALIARHVRQATADR